The following proteins are encoded in a genomic region of Glycine max cultivar Williams 82 chromosome 18, Glycine_max_v4.0, whole genome shotgun sequence:
- the LOC100526983 gene encoding Putative lipid-transfer protein DIR1-like precursor yields MAQSSCKTLVQWLVAALLIALLGGAQAVAICNIDSSQLNLCRAAVTGQNPPPPDEKCCAVVRQANLRCLCSYKSTLPSFGINPKNALALPGKCGLQWPPNC; encoded by the coding sequence ATGGCACAGTCTAGTTGCAAAACTTTGGTGCAGTGGTTGGTAGCAGCATTGCTCATTGCCTTGTTGGGTGGTGCACAAGCTGTTGCAATATGTAACATAGACTCAAGTCAATTAAACTTGTGTCGTGCTGCAGTTACTGGTCAAAACCCTCCACCACCGGATGAGAAATGTTGTGCAGTTGTTCGCCAAGCCAATTTGCGTTGCCTCTGCAGTTACAAGTCTACCCTACCTTCATTTGGAATAAACCCCAAAAATGCTTTGGCCTTGCCTGGTAAATGTGGTCTGCAATGGCCTCCTAATTGTTGA